The Pecten maximus chromosome 6, xPecMax1.1, whole genome shotgun sequence DNA window ctacagacccaatatcaagtccctgggtcttttggctatttagaagaagtcgtctaatttttttttagcctttttgactcctgtgaccttgaatgaaagtcaaggtcattcatttgaacaaacttggtagccctttaccccagcatgctacagacccaatatcaactccctgggactgttggttgttgagaagaagtcgtttgaagattttagcctttttgactcctgtgaccttgaatgaaggtcaaggtcattcatttgaacaaacttggtagcccttcaccccagcatgctacaggcccaatattaggtctctaggccttttggttattgagaagaagttgcttgaatggaaagttgacgccggacggacggccggacggacggacgacggacggacgacggacgccgcgccacggcataagctcacttgcccttcgggcaggtgagctaaaaacttgTTAAATAAAGCAATAAAATTCAACTTTTTACAAGCACATATTTcttcaaatatttcttttttaattcgATAAATGATTGTTTACTGTAACTGCTCATTAGGTAATATTCTTTAATTTGTGTCTTTTTCAGGATCTCTATACGTGCTGGAAGCCATTTTAATGATCTGTTAGAAATAGAACAGATTGAACTAAGTGAGCCCGTGGGATGGGTGTCAATCCCTATGAAACAAGTGAACAATAAACCCATAAGGACATTCATGGTTCAGATAGCTGTGTTATCCAATCACCAAAATGGCCGTGACACACATCTACGTAGGATCAAAATACGCTCTCCTGTTCATGACTTGTCCATGGCCAAAATGCCAAAATTCACCAGTTTAGAACTGTTGCAATATGCTTGTATTAAATAGTTTAAAAACACTCCCTTAGGAGTTGTCAGTCTTTCATTTACTTGTATGAGTGGAGGTCAGAGAGAAAAAGAAAACCATATTATAGTACTTGCAATGCTTTCCTGTCTATAGACTTGAGTCCAAATACCAATGGCACAATTTCCAAGTGTGTGCTGTTTTCTTAAAATCTGATACTTTCTTTATGTAAATAAGGGGACCTGAAATCAGgcaaggtacatgtatgagcTTAAGATTACACATGAATCTTTGCTGCACATCAAATTCTCAATTTTTACTGGCAGGTAACAATTTCCCAAAATCATGGCCATgaaatacattactgtaatactggaatgattatataatgaatGTGCAATGACAGAATCAAAGGTTTCTCTTCattctacatgtacatgcttAGAATTTGTGGACGCAttgtggtctagtggtaggacgcagGGCTATGGACCGAACGGGCGCTAGTTCAAGTCCCACCATGGAcactgtgttgtatccttgaacaagatatGTTTACTCTGTTAAGTTCCAGTtgactcagctgtaaatgagtagGTAGTAGGGTGGTCCAGGAATGTTGTGTATCACCAAAATGACAGATCTGGCTGTAAGCTCCTTGTGGaattgagaaagacattggctggttgctaAAGACCCATTAAGCATGGATAATATTTCATGAAGTGCTTTAAGACAGCTATGTTGCTTAGATATAGCAGTATATAAATctacaaattattattatataataaatatattataatgtgtATTTTAGCTGGACTGCCTTCCTGGGTCAAATACTGacaaatacattaattaaaaataaaatctttattaaAGCTCTTTTATGCCctcaacaaatacatgtaaattaaaacaTTGTGTTGACCATTccattatattcatatataattatatacagataCTTCCCATAATATCTGATTAGTTTGTTATTATTTCTCATAAgttagtacattgtatgtgcCGTTGTATATATTTCGACTATTAACTATTTACAGGGCCCTTACAGAAATATGGCACAATAAagatttaatacattttattaatgATAAGACAGGGATTTGTTCAACCAACAATACAATTGCCTTCACCAATATTATACACATgatatgtaatataaacaacgggaaacattgttacattgtaacGTGTACAATGCTGTACATAATATAGAGCCAGCTGATCAGATGTAAATTACCAACTTCCACAGAATATCTAAATCTTCACTACAAACATATATTACTGGATACCtaaaacctatatataaatgtatctgaAAAATTAGATATTGTAAATTAATTGATGCTGACTTTACCTTAAAACTGGTTTATCAGATTTCCTattaatgaagaaaaaaaagataaaaaaacctttttccACAGCACTTTTTTGCACTTTacaaaataattgaaatgttaAAAGGAACACAAAAGGTAACAATATGTTAGTATCATCTCCCTCTTCTTTCATTTTGTCTGAACATTTTTTCCTATTTGATctgaatatattttacaacagtGTTTGGAAGTCATCATTTTCCAACGAAGGGAGACAACACTGGAACTATCCCATCCTTAAAAGGAGTTCTTCTTCCAAAACCTAAACTCTCAACTCTGTTACATCCAATATGTGCATTATATGGTCTTGTTGCTCCAACTGAAGGATTTTTGTCAGcctcaatgtgactggttgAAATCCCAAGAGCTGTTGCCATAGTAATGGCCATGTCATATTTGGTCATGTTTTCATCGCCACTCCAATGATATATCCCTCCTATACTACTGGCATCCtgacaaataaacaaatgatgAAGATTGTAACATTTTCCTAGCATGTACTATAAAAGAAAAATGTTCACAGCACTGAACATAGTTAATAGATAGAATTTATCACTTCAAGAAATGGTTTTGAATAACTTGTAGTGCTGTTTTGAATAGTTATAACAAGACCAGTAGAGAATATACCTGTAGTTTCTTGTCAGACAACTGTCTGATGACAACCCCAATGTCAGCACAATGTGTAGGATATCTCCTCTCATAGTCATTCATTACACATCTATTTCCTGTGTCCTTGACCTTATCAAACAGACAAGTGACGGCACTCTCACTGAGGTCCTGCACATCTCCATATAGAATAGGTACTCTAAGCACACTATAATCTGTGGATCAAAGATGAAAAATGGGACCATTTAAAAATAGTCTGTGTTGCTACCctaaacatatttcaatattcatgaAATGATTGCATATGCTTAGCTATATGTATGCTGTAGGCCTATGTGGTGATTGGCAGAATATCTCCTGATCACCCCCTACTCATAACACATGGGACAATGATTTAAGCAGAAGACTTACTTGATTTAATTGTACTACTATATCTCTTCAGATAGAAATAAACCTGAAATAACATGTATCTGCCTTATGACATTGTGTAACTGCTTTAGATAATTTACCTTTACCATTATTTACCCATTCACCATCTTGTTTATTGTTCGTGTATTTACTTTTGGAGACTTCCAGAGTGACTAGTTCACCATCCCGTTTACTGTTAGTGTATTTACCTTTGGAGACTTCCAGACTGACCAGTTCACTATCCCGTTTACTGTTCGTGTATTTACCTTTGGAGACTTCCAGAGTGACCAGTTCACCATCCCGTTTATTGTTCGTGTATTTACTTTTGGAGACTTCCAGAGTGACCAGTTCACTATCCCGTTTACTGTTCGTGTATTTACCTTTGGAGACTTCCAGAGTGACCAGTTCACCATCCCGTTTACTGTTAGTGTATTTACCTTTGAGGACTTCCAGACTGATCAGTTCACCATCCCGTTTACTGTTCGTGTATTTACCTTTGGAGACCTCCAGAGTGACCAGTTCACTATCCCGTTTACTGTTCGTGTATTTACCTTTGGAGACCTCCAGAGTGACCAGTTCACTATCCCGTTTACTGTTCGTGTATTTACCTTTGGAGACTTCCAGAGTGACCAGTTCACCATCCCGTTTACTGTTAGTGTATTTACCTTTGGAGACTTCCAGAGTGACCAGTTCACCATCCCGTTTACTGTTAGTGTATTTACCTTTGGAGACCTCCAGACTGACCAGTTCACCATCCCGTTTACTGTTAGTGTATTTACCTTTGGAGACTTCCAGAGTGACCAGTTCACCATCCCGTTTACTGTTTAGTGTATTTACCTTTGGAGACCTCCAGAGTGACCAGTTCACCATCCCGTTTACTGTTAGTGTATTTACCTTTGGAGACTTCCAGAGTGACCAGTTCACTATCCTGTTTACTGTTAgtgtaccgtatttgacctaataagggcgcagggcgcgggtaattgacagtgggggcgcccttattaagattagttattctgaagttttatgaaacagactatactttatagcagaatacccaaggttgtagaaacggtaaaatattcagtcataaaaatattccagatgaagatatctattcattatcatatattaagcttaaacatcacttgaatactcctgtaaacttgtaaaccatgccagctgatctttagaccagagaatgtgtgttccaccatttatgttcaaatggaactcttttgtgttctatttatagaaacaggtgatttcccagatcatatcagacatcgttttctttgacctaataattgatttacaatgtcttttactagctttctgttctgaacaaaagttatttatcaacaagaatgaagtctttacttatcttcaaataaagatggtaaaaattattatttgtatgtgtgtttagttttgggtgctctttgcactgacatgtcatctgtagcctgtaggaatacacaaaatgtggcgaaaaacatgtgttccagttacttaatttgctgaagaaaattgaacacataaagtagcaaaatatttcacatgaattattacttttgaacaccattttgacactcagtcaaagatttattgccttgaaaaaaggtaggggtgcccttattaggtcaaatacggtatttacCTTTGGAGACCTCCAGACTGACCAGTTCACCACCCCGTTTACTGTTAGTGTATTTACCTTTGGAGACCTCCAGAGTGACCAGTTCACCATCCCGTTTACTGATCCCATATTTGTTGAGGGGATTGGTAGAGGCATCCTCATTGTACGGAGGATTCTTCCCATCAAACACATAGTCTGTACTTATGTACAATACCCATGCGCCAATATTCCCTGTAAATTTAAATGTAACAATAGGTAAAAACTGaaacactagtactgtagtcCTGTCTATAGATGTCCATAGCTGTTGACAGGACATTAAACTGTACAAAACCAAACCCAAGTACCATAGTTCTGTCCATAGATGTCCATAGCTGTTGACTGGACATTAATTAACTATACAAATCCAAAAACCTTGCAATATTGCAAGACTGAAGTAAAAATTAGAATTTCTATTTCAATGCATTCAAGTTTTATTagcccatcatcatcagatggtgggctattcaaatagccctgcatccgtggtccgtccgtccctccgtccgtaaacaattcttgttatcgctatttctcagaaattactgaagggatctttctcaaatttcatatgtaggttccccttggtgccgagttatgcatactgcattttgagtccaatccgaaaacaacatggccaacaggcagccagattggattttgataattgaagtttgttatcgctatttctcagaaagtactgaaggagtctttctcaaatttcatatgtaggttcccctcggtgccttgttatgcatattgcattttgaaaccaatcagaaaacaacatggccaacagacagccatcttgaattttgacaattgaagtttgttatcgctatttctcagaaaatgaTTATgttgaaaggatctttctcaaattacatatgtaggttcccctcggtgcatagttatgcatattgcattttgagaccaatcagaaaacaacatggccgacaggcagccatcttggattttgacaactgaagtttgttatcactatttctcagaaattactgaaggaactttctcaaatttcatatgtaggttccccttcttccctagttatgcatattgcattttgagaccaatctgtaaacaacatggccgacagacagccattattgctaaatctcaaatttcatatataggttccccttgtttgaaaagtactggaggggtgtttctcaatttacacagattagtaagaggaagggaaaaatagagagaaaaataaaaagatcagtctgacatggaacctataaagatcattcaatggtgggcgccaagatccctctgggatatcTTGTTGTATTGAAGGAATGCTTTGGCTATCAATAGACAGCTCATTGACAAAGATTGTTTCAATTTTAAGATATTGaaacattaatttaaaaaaaaagaatggtTTATTGGTTGTGACTTCTCTAGGTCTTACCTGCTAACTCACAAATTCTTCTAGTTGCATCAATGTTAAGTTGCCGTGTGGCATCTGGTTGTTTTTCCACAACATCTGGTTTACGCTCGGCAGCACAGTGTATTACTATCTGTGGCTGTGGATAATAGTTATCAGTAACACAAGTCATGTTAATACAAGCTACATTACTGTGTTATGTGCAGTAAAACATTTCTGGGCCTAAGTGATAAGTGAATTATAACTGTCATTCTAAACTATTAACAATAGTCTGCATTGTAACTAATGAAATAATTCAAGATATGATTTCAATCAATTCAGTATTTATCTGTACTTTCTAGAATTTATTCCATAAGGAGAGTATGTTGTATACAAAACTGATACCAAATAACTCTAGCATTGAGATTTATGAagatttgttatttttgaacaattacatgtacataaatcaCACGCAACAATACTATTTCATTACATCAGAAGCTATACTTATACATGCATTGATGAAGAATTAGGAAATTATGTAAAGCAATTACTTACTACTTAAACATTTCTACAAATCAACATTTTTCTTTAAGCTGacttgataattatttttttcatttgaattatTACCTTAAAATCATCAAAGACTTTAGTTAATTCCTCACTTGATGTTATGTCTACTTTGCGCAGATTTCCACTTGCTCTGGAGAATGCCAGCCCTAACACTTCCCATGATGCATCAGTAAGAAATTCCTTGTATACAGCCCTTCCCAAGAGACCAGATGCACCAGTTATCAAAACTTTCTTTGCCATGGGAACTTGTACTACAGAacataaaaatagatatatacagtgcatCATTCTCTTTGTGTTCTACATGTATGCAGTATGATACAAAACTAGTAACAATATAACAGACTTTAGACCATTATAAACAGATACAGCACCAGGCGGTGGTGACAGAGCTCACTAAATATTGTAAGCTCACTTAATTTTGTAAGCAGACACATCACCAGGTGACAGAGCTCACTAAATATTGTAAGCTCATTTAATATTGTAGGCAGACACTGCACCAGGCGACAGAGCTCTCTTAATATTGTAAGCTCATTTAATATTGTAAGCAAACACTGCACCAGGTGACAGAGCTCACTAAATATTGTAAGCTCACTTAATATTGTAGGCAGACACAGCACCAGGTGACAGAGCTCACTAAATATTGTAAGCTCACTTAATATTATAAGCAGGCATAACAACAGGTGACAGCTCACTAAATATTATAAGCAGGAGCCAGCACCAGGTGACAGTACACTAAATATTACCATGTGTAAGCAGACACAGCACAAAGTGAGTGGTGACAGAGCTCACTAAATATAAGCATGCACAGTACCAGGTGAGTAGTGACACAGCTCACTAAATCATATTAGCAGACACATCACCAGGTGAGTTGTGAGGGAGCTCACTACATAGTATAAGCAGGCACAGCATCAGATGaatgataattaaatatcatatgaAGACAGTACAAGGTGAATGGTGACAGAGTACACTAAATGTAAACATGCACAACACCAGGTGGCTGGTTAAAGAGCCCACTAAATATAAGCAGATACAGCACCATGAGAGTGGTGACAGCTCACCAAATTTTATAACTTGGCACAGCAGAGTGGTTATAGCTCACTGTATAATTATGCAGACACAGCACTAAGTGACTAAATGTTATAAGCAAGCACAGCACCAGGTGAGTGCTGACAGCTCACTAAGAATTATAAGTAGACACAGCACCAGGTGAGTGGTGACAGCTCGCTAAGAATTATAAGTAGACACAGCACCAGGTGAGTGCTGACAGCTCACTAAGAATTATAAGCAGACAGCACTGGGTGAGTGCTGACAGCTCACTAAGAATTATAAACAGACACAGCACCAGGTGAGTGCTGACAGCTCACTAAGAATTATAAGCAGAAACAGTTCAAGctgaataaaaattaaatatatgaaGACATAGTACTAGGTGAATGGTGGCAGAGCTCTCTAAATCAAATGTAAGCATGCACAGAACCAGGTGACTGGTTAAAGAGCCCACTAAATATAAGCATATACAGCACCACGTGAGTGGTGACAGCTCACCAAATTTTATAAGCTGGCACAGCAGAGTGGTGACAGCTCACCAAATTTTATAAGCTGGCACAGCAGAGTGGTGATAGCTCACTAAATACTATAAGCAGACACAGCACTAAGTGACTAAATGTTATAAGCAAGCACAGCACCAAGTGAATGGTAGTGGCTTACTAAGAATTATAAGCAGATATTGCACCAGGTAAGTGGTGACAGCTCACTAAGAATTATCAGCAGACAGCACCAGGTGAGTGCTGATCATGACAGATCACCAAATATTATAAGCAGGCACAAGGTCAAATGACTAGAGCTCACTAAATATTATAAGCAGACATGCACACAGCACCAGATGACATAGCTCACAACACCAGGTGGCAGATTTTACTGAATCATAACAAGGTGATAGTTCACATGATACTTTTATAGCTCACTATATTACCGAAAAGGAGGAATggcaaaaacatatatatacatgtatactcatgTTTTGTCACAAAGTAAGCTACGACAGCTAGTTTCTATGCATAAAATCAACCATATTTGATTATACCGGCCTTGACTCAAGTATAACATTACTGGTCATGGTAGAAAAGTATCCCAGAGTTTTTTATGttctataatttatatatacaatgtatatatatatatatatagataatacctGTACTCAGCTGATACTACAAAATCAATATACACCTGTTCTGAATGTTTTTATCAGCCATTAAAAATCACACATGAGCCGATCAACTGTTATTCAGCATCTATCAGATGTTTTAAAAGGCAGTTAAAACATCAGAAATCTTCGTGTTTTTAATAATACACGTAACTGATACCACTCAAATTACAGCTTGTACAGTACTACAGGCTAAAGTAAATATACGCAGCTGTTCATACTGTATTTTGCAACGCTGTTATTGATGTAAAATGTTGATGCCTTACGGCCATTACACATGAgaaatatatactacagtatatatactaaaatCAGCATGTAGAATTTTAACAAACGTATACCCACATGTATGTCGTACCTGTCCTCGAACTATCACCTTTCAGGTGGAAATCTAAATGTTCAGTTAGAGTGATCCCCCTTGTATAATTATTGTTTACTTCCCGAGGCTCCCCGTGGGGGATTTTATATAAAGGACTTTAACGTCCCTGATACATGTggtttttatataacattattattttaatatcttatctagttatttttatttctgaaatttctaGTAATTTATTGCTggaattaataaaaataatataaaataactaGTACATTATGTTCCTGTCACTAATAATGACTCATCCGTCATTTCTAAAATTAACGAATATTGGACTATGTTAAGCCTATTTAATAAGTCATGTCATACCAGAATGCTAGATATACACGGATACGTCAAATATTGAATGATAATATTTACTGGAAATAAAGGTAAGTATGTCTATTCATTATTATTCtcactggtacatatacatgtactatttttttcttattttgtttctTGAAAAAGTAAGATATACGGTTCTGATTTTGGTTCAATATTAGTGCATTtaaaggtgctgttgcaggaATGCTCTAAAACCGCCCACGAAGGAAATCGGTCCTTTACCTAATGCCCGGATAGACATATCCATGGGGCATCTGATAGTACATGAAAACCTTGTTCCGTTCCGGACATGCCAGAACGTGGCCATTTTGTACCAAAGTCGTAAATACTCACAAGCACactttatcaagtatttataaggtcaaaatgttatttgtttgtaaggaaaattgtactaaaattacatttatatatcgggcAACGTAATCGGATATCGATTGTATGAATCTTTTCGTTagtttctgtgaaatttgacatcaaacataaaacatgatatttctcataaagttgaATGCACGTTTAAACGGCATTTTGTCTAATTCAAACCACGAGTACTATCGAATTTTGTCGATAGAAAATATCTCCATTCATTTGTGtaatccatgaaaaaaaaatgcgcttcagaattactggatatgcctcATTTTTTTAACTT harbors:
- the LOC117328922 gene encoding methionine adenosyltransferase 2 subunit beta-like, with translation MAKKVLITGASGLLGRAVYKEFLTDASWEVLGLAFSRASGNLRKVDITSSEELTKVFDDFKPQIVIHCAAERKPDVVEKQPDATRQLNIDATRRICELAGNIGAWVLYISTDYVFDGKNPPYNEDASTNPLNKYGISKRDGELVTLEVSKDYSVLRVPILYGDVQDLSESAVTCLFDKVKDTGNRCVMNDYERRYPTHCADIGVVIRQLSDKKLQDASSIGGIYHWSGDENMTKYDMAITMATALGISTSHIEADKNPSVGATRPYNAHIGCNRVESLGFGRRTPFKDGIVPVLSPFVGK
- the LOC117328923 gene encoding anaphase-promoting complex subunit 10-like, coding for MSSKLTANPDLDVFKEEREGKLREVGGHAVWSLSSCKPGFGVDQLRDDSSDTYWQSDGPQPHLVNIQFRRKTTIHDICIYTDYKADESYTPNRISIRAGSHFNDLLEIEQIELSEPVGWVSIPMKQVNNKPIRTFMVQIAVLSNHQNGRDTHLRRIKIRSPVHDLSMAKMPKFTSLELLQYACIK